The Sulfitobacter indolifex genome contains the following window.
GATCGTCGGGATCATCCGCACGGCTTTGGCCCTGCCCTATAAGGCGCGGCTCAGCTTTGTCGGCGCTTTGGTGCAGCATGTCATCGCCCCGCTCGCGGGCTACCGTCGCCGCGCGCTCGACAATCTTGAGCATGTCTGGCCCGAGATGCCGCTGGCCCGCCGCAAGGAAATCGCCACGCGTTGCCTGAACAACCTCGGCCGGTCCTTTATCGAAAACTACTCGGCCAATGATTTTCCCAAACGCATGGCCGAGGCCACACCGCGCGGCGACGGCATGGCAGCATTGGAAGAGGCCAACCTAAAGGGCCAGCCCGTGATCCTCGTGACTGGGCATTACGGCAATTACGAAGCGGCGCGGGCGGCCCTCGTGGCGCGCGGCTATGACATCGGCGGGCTCTACCGCGAGATGAAGAACCCCTATTTCAACGCGCATTACGTCAAAACGCTTGAGGCCTTCGGCGGCCCGGTGTTCCCACAAGGGCGGCGCGGCACAGCGGGTTTCGTGCGGCATTTGAAACAGGGCGGACGGCTGGTGCTGCTGTTCGACCAACACGTCATCCGCGCGCCGATCCTCGACTTTATCGGCCAACCTGCCCGCACGGCGATTTCGGCGGCGGAATTGGCGCTGCGCTATGATGCGCTGTTGATCCCGTTTTACGGCATCCGACAAGACGATGGGGTGAGCTTTGACGTGGTGCTAGAGGCCCCCGTACCGCATAGCGATCCGATGACCATGACGCAGGCGCTGAACGACAGCTTGACCGCGCAGGTCACCAAG
Protein-coding sequences here:
- a CDS encoding lysophospholipid acyltransferase family protein, which codes for MSDQATTVKKPYPFGRRARHYLSNLLIVGIIRTALALPYKARLSFVGALVQHVIAPLAGYRRRALDNLEHVWPEMPLARRKEIATRCLNNLGRSFIENYSANDFPKRMAEATPRGDGMAALEEANLKGQPVILVTGHYGNYEAARAALVARGYDIGGLYREMKNPYFNAHYVKTLEAFGGPVFPQGRRGTAGFVRHLKQGGRLVLLFDQHVIRAPILDFIGQPARTAISAAELALRYDALLIPFYGIRQDDGVSFDVVLEAPVPHSDPMTMTQALNDSLTAQVTKTPEQWFWVHRRWRPHET